In Micromonospora purpureochromogenes, a single window of DNA contains:
- a CDS encoding S8 family serine peptidase: protein MRRTWRRRTLASAGVLAIAAAALSPLVPGASAAGEPRPIVGSAEHAQAQQSATVTLISGDRVRLTRTADGQPIAQMLPGDDGTVPDHETLRDGDNLYVFPATAAQALAANLVDRELFNVTGLVDQGFDDAHADAIRVIAEYDDGSRTVTDSTPTPTGASDSSALTSVNSLSYAVDKSDVEAAWAEFTDASSGAGNGLAKLWLDRALRATLADSTAQVGAPVAWQAGLHGAGSTVAVLDTGVDAGHSDLIGRIKASKDFTGSATGTDDRVGHGTHVASTVAGTGTASGGKERGVAPGADLLIGKVLNDSGAGFESQIIAGMQWAVANNADVVSMSLGSAEPTTTCDDPISQAVNELSGSSRSLFVIAAGNIGSRQNTVSSPGCATSALTVGAVDSTNATAQFSSRGPVGGTHVLKPEIAAPGVRILAAAAGGRGLYAYQTMSGTSMATPHVAGAAAIAKEANPTLTGAQLKDLLTSSADPAVAGAAQEVGAGRLDIARMLSQKVTGQSSVYGGAFAYPQTKAYEAKSLTYTNRGDASVDLRLSVERVTGNDGRPVNTPLLKLPQHVVVPARASVVVPVTVQLGANISDSALGDITARIVATDDSQRVSTAFNLYASAPSVTVTVSVVDRNGNLAAGSSSVDLVNTDTSKGERRFISGKVQTYTVRPGRYFLTSFAATPTPGTANPSAPASVAYLARPDVTIDKDTSFVLDARQAYPLTVSTEQPSELRSTTLTFERQWPNNWLHVGTLNIGPGTREIYAQITGKVANGDGSFEFGHWSRRITPLVSSMTTSDGLALHPLSPRPGVGNLDGQGTAEAVSVGAGTAADFAAVSVAGKVAVAHIPGGSDFPIQTRAAAVGAKALLVYRDDPGTWLPAAGFSATPLPVYSLSASEGAALGAELAAGPVTITWSAQAKSPYAYTLGFFSDGQLVTAQKHVVADSSLGRINATYSSMGATTDFGDMTVARRPSTVAFAPGGIDPLAMPNTRTEYLNADGTQWLKSVISSFPFGEVMGDRFRTFTPGQEVTDSWYGGILAPGVRNNSDGVPQMIGERQGELIGVAPTIWADSAGHWADAGGFGDLGKLELKRNGVTVGKSTYPYDVFKVPSEDSTYELTLTTEKIGAPAKFWKRSTLIETSWTFDSHEEPDVYSRPLPMLLPRLDLPGDGLKTVAAGSVTIPARVQANPGYPASAIESARVWTSTDGGITWVQGTTRLTSSGADLVVDHSGDSGKQVSLRVELTDAKGAKVSQTITRAYDVR, encoded by the coding sequence ATGCGCCGCACTTGGCGTCGTCGTACCCTCGCTTCCGCTGGCGTTCTCGCCATCGCGGCGGCCGCACTCTCCCCATTAGTTCCCGGAGCATCGGCCGCGGGCGAGCCCCGGCCCATCGTCGGGTCGGCCGAGCACGCTCAGGCCCAGCAGTCGGCGACGGTGACGCTCATCTCGGGCGACCGGGTCCGGCTCACCCGCACAGCGGACGGCCAGCCCATCGCCCAGATGCTGCCCGGAGACGACGGTACGGTCCCCGACCACGAGACACTCCGCGACGGTGACAATCTCTACGTCTTCCCCGCCACGGCGGCGCAGGCTCTCGCGGCAAACCTCGTCGACCGCGAGCTCTTCAACGTGACCGGCCTCGTCGACCAGGGCTTCGACGACGCCCACGCCGACGCGATCCGGGTCATCGCCGAGTACGACGACGGCAGCCGGACGGTCACCGACTCGACGCCCACGCCGACCGGGGCCAGCGACAGCAGCGCTCTGACCTCGGTCAACTCGCTGTCGTACGCCGTCGACAAGTCGGACGTCGAGGCGGCCTGGGCGGAGTTCACCGACGCGAGCTCGGGCGCTGGCAACGGTCTGGCCAAGCTCTGGCTCGACCGCGCGTTGCGTGCGACACTCGCCGACTCGACCGCGCAGGTCGGCGCGCCCGTCGCCTGGCAGGCCGGCCTCCACGGTGCGGGCAGCACCGTGGCCGTCCTCGACACCGGGGTCGACGCGGGTCACTCCGACCTCATCGGCCGCATCAAGGCGAGCAAGGACTTCACCGGGTCCGCGACCGGCACCGACGACCGCGTCGGGCACGGCACGCATGTCGCGTCCACGGTCGCCGGCACCGGAACTGCGAGCGGTGGCAAGGAGCGTGGTGTCGCCCCGGGTGCGGACCTGCTCATCGGCAAGGTCCTCAACGACTCGGGCGCCGGCTTCGAGTCCCAGATCATCGCTGGCATGCAGTGGGCCGTGGCGAACAACGCCGACGTCGTCTCCATGAGCCTGGGCAGCGCCGAGCCGACCACGACCTGTGACGACCCCATTTCCCAGGCCGTCAACGAGCTCTCCGGCTCCAGCCGCAGCCTGTTCGTCATCGCGGCCGGCAACATCGGCTCGCGCCAGAACACGGTCTCGAGCCCGGGCTGTGCCACGTCCGCGCTCACCGTCGGCGCCGTGGACTCCACCAACGCGACCGCGCAGTTCTCCAGCCGCGGCCCGGTGGGCGGCACCCACGTCCTGAAGCCGGAGATCGCCGCGCCCGGCGTGAGGATCCTCGCAGCCGCCGCCGGCGGTCGCGGCCTGTACGCCTACCAGACTATGTCCGGCACGTCGATGGCCACGCCGCACGTCGCCGGCGCCGCCGCCATCGCCAAGGAGGCGAACCCCACCCTCACCGGTGCGCAGCTGAAGGACCTGCTCACCTCCTCGGCGGACCCGGCCGTCGCCGGAGCCGCACAGGAGGTCGGCGCGGGTCGTCTCGACATCGCGCGGATGCTCTCCCAGAAGGTCACCGGGCAGTCCAGCGTCTACGGAGGGGCCTTCGCCTACCCGCAGACCAAGGCCTACGAGGCGAAGAGCCTGACGTACACCAACCGTGGGGACGCTTCCGTCGACCTGCGGCTCTCCGTCGAGCGGGTCACCGGTAACGACGGTCGCCCGGTCAACACGCCCCTGCTCAAGCTCCCGCAGCACGTCGTCGTCCCGGCGCGGGCGAGCGTCGTGGTCCCGGTGACGGTCCAGCTCGGCGCGAACATTTCCGACAGCGCGCTCGGCGACATCACCGCCCGCATCGTCGCGACCGACGACAGTCAGCGGGTCTCGACCGCGTTCAACCTCTACGCCAGCGCCCCATCGGTGACGGTCACGGTGTCCGTCGTCGACCGCAACGGCAACCTCGCCGCCGGCTCGTCGTCGGTCGACCTGGTCAACACCGACACGTCCAAGGGGGAGCGGCGCTTCATCAGCGGAAAGGTGCAGACCTACACCGTCCGCCCGGGTCGTTACTTTCTCACGTCGTTCGCGGCGACGCCTACTCCTGGGACGGCGAACCCGTCGGCTCCGGCGTCGGTGGCGTACCTCGCCCGTCCGGACGTGACGATCGACAAGGACACCTCGTTCGTCCTCGACGCCCGCCAGGCGTACCCGCTCACGGTCTCGACCGAGCAGCCCAGCGAGCTTCGCTCGACGACGCTCACCTTCGAGCGGCAGTGGCCGAACAACTGGCTGCACGTGGGGACGCTGAACATCGGTCCTGGGACGCGCGAGATCTACGCTCAGATCACCGGCAAGGTGGCCAACGGTGACGGATCGTTCGAGTTCGGGCACTGGAGCCGGAGGATCACCCCGCTCGTCTCGTCCATGACGACGTCCGACGGGCTGGCCCTGCACCCGCTCTCGCCGCGCCCCGGAGTCGGCAACCTCGACGGGCAGGGCACTGCGGAGGCCGTCTCGGTCGGGGCAGGCACCGCTGCCGACTTCGCAGCCGTGAGCGTCGCGGGCAAGGTGGCCGTGGCTCACATTCCGGGCGGCAGCGACTTCCCAATCCAGACGAGGGCTGCGGCCGTAGGCGCCAAGGCACTGCTCGTCTACCGCGACGACCCGGGCACGTGGCTCCCGGCCGCCGGCTTCAGCGCCACGCCACTGCCCGTCTACAGCCTGTCCGCCAGCGAGGGTGCCGCGCTCGGCGCTGAGCTCGCGGCAGGTCCGGTGACCATCACATGGTCGGCGCAGGCGAAGAGCCCGTACGCCTACACGCTGGGCTTCTTCTCCGACGGCCAGCTCGTCACGGCCCAGAAGCACGTCGTGGCCGACTCCTCCCTCGGTCGGATCAACGCGACGTACTCGAGCATGGGTGCCACGACCGACTTCGGTGACATGACGGTGGCCAGGCGTCCGAGCACTGTCGCCTTCGCCCCCGGTGGAATCGACCCCCTCGCCATGCCGAACACCCGGACGGAGTACCTCAACGCCGATGGCACCCAGTGGCTCAAGTCCGTCATCTCGAGCTTCCCGTTCGGCGAGGTCATGGGCGACCGCTTCCGGACCTTCACGCCCGGCCAGGAGGTCACCGACTCGTGGTACGGGGGGATCCTCGCACCGGGTGTCCGGAACAACAGCGACGGCGTGCCGCAGATGATCGGTGAGCGGCAGGGTGAGCTCATCGGTGTCGCTCCGACGATCTGGGCCGACAGCGCAGGGCACTGGGCCGACGCCGGCGGCTTCGGCGACCTGGGCAAGCTCGAGCTCAAGCGCAACGGTGTCACCGTGGGTAAGAGCACCTACCCCTACGACGTCTTCAAGGTCCCGTCCGAGGACTCGACCTACGAGCTGACGCTGACCACGGAGAAGATCGGGGCGCCGGCGAAGTTCTGGAAGCGCTCGACGTTGATCGAGACGTCGTGGACGTTCGACTCGCACGAGGAGCCCGACGTCTACAGCCGCCCGCTGCCGATGCTCCTTCCGCGTCTCGACCTGCCCGGCGACGGGCTCAAGACGGTCGCCGCTGGATCGGTGACGATCCCGGCCAGGGTCCAGGCGAATCCGGGCTACCCGGCGAGTGCCATCGAGTCCGCCAGGGTGTGGACCTCGACGGACGGCGGCATCACCTGGGTCCAGGGCACGACGCGCCTGACGTCCTCCGGGGCGGACCTCGTCGTGGACCACTCCGGTGACTCCGGCAAGCAGGTCAGCCTGCGCGTCGAGCTCACCGACGCGAAGGGAGCCAAGGTCTCCCAGACCATCACGCGCGCGTACGACGTGCGCTGA
- a CDS encoding helix-turn-helix domain-containing protein, with protein sequence MALELDLSALGLTAAQEREYHSLVVDGGGTVDMLAARWQRPVHEVRRVLGSLRDLGLVEVATFEGDVRRWFPTAPDVALQGLLNSRRHALSVAEMSVAALTEMFRRDLNHADVGDLVEVVLGADAVRRRFLQLELSAREEVCTFVDARPVAVSPEENTAEAQALDRGVTFRVVIERAAFEDDATVAEAREALGANALVRAVPKVPTKLLVTDGVVAMAPLSVRGYAAAAVVIRAPSLVHSLVTLFESVWAAGIPVVLDLEKGLVDGPAAGPDPDDLALLSLMLSGFTDEVVGKQLGMSGRTVQRRLRALMDFTGSTSRMQLGWEASERGWVTRRSFDS encoded by the coding sequence GTGGCCCTGGAGCTCGATCTCAGCGCTCTTGGCCTGACAGCCGCACAGGAGCGGGAGTACCACTCCCTCGTCGTCGACGGGGGCGGCACCGTGGACATGCTCGCGGCACGGTGGCAACGCCCCGTCCACGAGGTGCGCAGGGTCCTCGGCTCGCTGCGTGACCTCGGGCTCGTGGAGGTGGCGACGTTCGAGGGCGACGTGCGCAGATGGTTCCCGACAGCCCCGGATGTCGCGCTGCAGGGGTTGCTCAACTCGCGTCGGCACGCCTTGTCGGTGGCGGAGATGTCGGTGGCGGCGCTGACCGAGATGTTCCGCCGCGATCTCAACCATGCCGACGTCGGCGACCTGGTCGAGGTCGTGCTGGGAGCTGACGCGGTCCGTCGGCGGTTCCTCCAGCTCGAGCTCAGCGCTCGTGAGGAGGTCTGCACCTTCGTCGACGCCCGCCCTGTTGCGGTGAGTCCCGAGGAGAACACGGCGGAAGCGCAGGCGCTCGACCGCGGCGTGACGTTTCGCGTCGTCATCGAACGCGCGGCCTTCGAGGATGACGCGACGGTCGCTGAGGCACGGGAGGCGCTCGGTGCGAACGCCCTGGTCCGAGCCGTCCCCAAGGTGCCCACCAAGTTGCTCGTGACCGACGGGGTCGTGGCCATGGCCCCGCTCTCGGTCCGGGGCTACGCAGCGGCCGCCGTGGTCATCAGGGCCCCGAGCCTCGTCCACTCGCTGGTGACCCTGTTCGAGTCCGTCTGGGCAGCGGGCATCCCCGTGGTCCTCGACCTGGAAAAGGGTCTCGTGGACGGCCCCGCTGCTGGGCCGGACCCGGACGACCTCGCGCTCCTCTCGCTCATGCTCAGTGGTTTCACCGACGAGGTGGTCGGCAAGCAGTTGGGGATGAGCGGCCGCACCGTCCAGCGCCGCCTCAGGGCGCTCATGGACTTCACCGGGTCGACGTCGCGCATGCAGCTCGGCTGGGAGGCGTCCGAACGCGGTTGGGTCACTCGTCGCTCCTTCGACTCCTGA
- a CDS encoding LuxR C-terminal-related transcriptional regulator produces the protein MLGALGLSPEQESVYTVLTGRAQATPAELGDALHLPTPAVEAALSHLMASGLVKTTPGGGFAAAPPAVALGSLISERQAALRSAELALVTLAEEHRKAMAGRSISELIEVVTGVEAVRHRFAQVQHAARTEVRFFITTPFVAVPPGANPVESQMVAQGVRYRVVVDRAALAEPGVVAETIVSLRDGVEVRVAESLPTKLVLADTELGLVPLTVSPGDEPGAVLLHRAGLLTAMDALFELVWRHAYPLSISAFGDLTSTEDAHGEGGNIPTGLDRRILALLLAGLTDQAVATQLDLSLRTLQRRLRHLMDLAGAQSRMQLACYAVRHDWT, from the coding sequence ATGCTGGGTGCGTTGGGCCTGAGCCCCGAACAAGAATCGGTTTACACCGTGCTCACCGGTCGTGCCCAAGCCACCCCGGCCGAGCTGGGCGACGCCCTGCACCTGCCCACGCCCGCGGTCGAGGCGGCGCTGTCACATCTGATGGCGTCCGGCCTGGTGAAGACCACTCCCGGCGGCGGATTCGCGGCAGCGCCGCCCGCGGTCGCGCTCGGGTCGTTGATCAGCGAACGGCAGGCGGCGCTGCGCAGCGCCGAGTTGGCGCTCGTCACCCTCGCCGAGGAACACCGCAAGGCGATGGCGGGCCGCAGCATCAGCGAGCTGATCGAGGTGGTCACGGGCGTCGAGGCGGTCCGGCACCGGTTCGCGCAGGTGCAGCACGCCGCCCGCACCGAGGTCCGCTTCTTCATCACCACACCGTTCGTTGCCGTACCGCCCGGCGCCAATCCGGTGGAGTCGCAGATGGTGGCCCAAGGCGTGCGCTACCGGGTTGTGGTCGACCGGGCGGCGCTCGCCGAACCTGGCGTGGTCGCCGAGACCATCGTGTCGCTGCGCGACGGTGTCGAGGTGCGGGTGGCCGAGTCGCTGCCGACCAAACTCGTGCTGGCCGACACCGAGCTGGGCCTGGTGCCGTTGACCGTTTCGCCAGGGGACGAGCCCGGTGCGGTGCTGCTGCACCGTGCCGGGCTGCTCACCGCGATGGACGCGCTGTTCGAGTTGGTGTGGCGCCACGCCTATCCGCTCAGCATTTCCGCATTCGGCGATCTGACCAGCACTGAGGATGCTCACGGCGAAGGCGGCAACATCCCCACCGGGCTGGACCGGAGGATCCTGGCTCTGCTGTTGGCCGGACTCACCGATCAGGCGGTCGCCACCCAGCTCGACCTCTCCCTGCGAACCCTGCAACGCCGCCTGCGCCACCTGATGGATCTGGCCGGAGCTCAAAGTCGGATGCAACTCGCTTGCTACGCCGTACGTCACGACTGGACGTGA
- a CDS encoding S8 family peptidase encodes MSSPTGPIASGAAMRRLIAAASAAGLIAAGFTAIQLPAAASPSTAAKAAAMYKHTVTLITGDVVTVTTSTDGAETVDVDRPDNATGGVHLQESGDDLFVLPDEALPLLTSNKLDRRLFNVTDLIEMGYDDAKATSVAVISTYAPAKTRTAKLAAPRGAKLVRDLRRVGAAALAVDKRQTRSFWTTIAPGASGSNPALGGGIAKLWLDGRVTANLKESVPQIGAPEAWAAGYDGRGAKVAVLDTGIDASHPDLVNQIDAKVSFVPGEDTSDVNGHGTHVASTIVGTGAASDGVYKGVAPGADLVVGKVLGNQGYGQDSWVLAGMQWAAESGADVVSMSLSDPTLSDGTDPMAVAVDTLSAQYGTLFVIAAGNAGPQSIGTPSSAASALTVGAVDKQDRLAPFSSTGPLVRSGALKPDITAPGVNITAARSQQMTTGTGLYRTISGTSMATPHVSGAAAILAQRHPDWSGAQLKEALMSSAKGLAAGYTPYQVGTGRVDVAAAVRTGVRATGSVYFGFFDWPHEPTDAPVTKPVTFTNSGSTGVTLNLAITGNGPFSLGASSVTVPAGGSVAVPVTGDPTKPGTGQFTGYLVGTDAATGGAVTRTSLGLLKEDERYDLKVKLIGRDGKPATSTVVLKKAGEPYPWLYTVNGEQTLRMSPGTYTVESSLAVPGEQADSLGLALLVDPETVLNGSGAEVVLNASKARLLDTVAPQRSQDRQRKLDYTVKYADGDSLRAGYLVPAKYDDLYVTPTDQVTQGSFTMVTRWRKGEPQLSVDVPGLPPVDVTVQPGSTLTAGQETLSTVYAGTGAAAEYAPLDVKGKAVVVTRSGAVSAKDRAAAAVAAGAKLLLVVNDGVGVLDESVGPSPIPVATVHRDAGAQLIRLAKTGTLQLITNQVPYASYVYDLTRNYTGQVPDRPLSYHPAREDLARIDARYHNITEAREGFGLRNDLTFTPSLGIVEREWHPGTRTEWVTPDQVWGESHVQGGWTDATNRHAYAKGTTTRLDWFAPAIRPAFNRTFAVQNSRWRDFMTINVQAWSPSADVLEHGGNLTWGSVPTNMKLYQGDRLLYENKHGADLQWKSVAAGTLPYHLVLVASRPAEQWRLSTRTHTEWDFISSSTESDNIEPMALLQMEYRLDTDLHGDVKAGETEKIRLKPIPQAGGGPSTGNVTSVTLEVSYDDGATWQPVTLSKNAGDWWNGELKLAKQPGGFVSLRATGTTDAGFSIKQEIIRAYGLR; translated from the coding sequence ATGTCATCCCCCACAGGACCCATCGCGTCCGGCGCTGCGATGCGGCGGCTGATCGCTGCCGCATCAGCAGCCGGACTGATCGCGGCCGGTTTCACCGCGATCCAGCTGCCCGCGGCGGCCAGTCCATCCACGGCCGCCAAGGCCGCGGCCATGTACAAGCACACCGTCACCCTGATCACCGGCGACGTCGTCACGGTGACCACCTCCACCGACGGCGCGGAGACGGTCGATGTCGACCGGCCCGACAATGCCACCGGCGGAGTGCACCTCCAGGAGAGCGGCGATGATCTGTTCGTCCTGCCCGACGAGGCGCTGCCCCTGCTGACCAGCAACAAGCTGGACCGGCGTTTGTTCAACGTCACCGATCTCATCGAGATGGGGTACGACGACGCGAAGGCCACGAGCGTGGCCGTGATCAGCACCTACGCGCCGGCAAAGACGCGCACGGCCAAACTGGCCGCGCCGCGGGGCGCGAAGCTGGTTCGCGACCTGCGGCGAGTCGGTGCCGCGGCGCTGGCAGTGGACAAGAGGCAGACCCGCTCCTTCTGGACCACCATTGCGCCGGGCGCCTCCGGGTCCAACCCGGCGCTCGGAGGTGGGATAGCGAAGCTCTGGCTGGACGGCCGGGTCACCGCCAACCTCAAGGAGAGCGTGCCGCAGATCGGCGCTCCCGAGGCGTGGGCCGCCGGTTACGACGGTCGCGGGGCGAAGGTCGCGGTGCTGGACACCGGGATCGACGCCAGCCATCCCGACCTGGTCAACCAGATCGACGCCAAGGTGAGCTTCGTGCCGGGGGAGGACACCTCCGACGTCAACGGGCACGGCACCCACGTCGCCTCGACGATCGTGGGTACCGGCGCGGCCTCCGACGGCGTGTACAAGGGTGTCGCGCCCGGCGCGGATCTCGTCGTCGGCAAGGTCCTCGGCAACCAGGGCTACGGCCAGGACTCCTGGGTGCTCGCCGGCATGCAGTGGGCGGCCGAGTCCGGGGCGGACGTGGTCAGCATGAGTCTGAGCGACCCGACGCTCTCCGACGGGACCGACCCGATGGCGGTCGCGGTCGACACGCTGTCCGCGCAGTACGGCACGCTGTTCGTCATCGCCGCCGGCAACGCCGGGCCGCAGAGCATCGGCACGCCCAGCTCGGCCGCCAGCGCCCTGACCGTCGGCGCGGTCGACAAGCAGGACCGCCTGGCACCCTTCTCCAGCACCGGCCCGCTGGTGCGCAGCGGCGCGCTCAAGCCGGACATCACCGCCCCGGGGGTCAACATCACGGCCGCCCGCTCGCAGCAGATGACCACCGGCACCGGCCTGTACCGGACCATCAGCGGCACCTCGATGGCCACTCCGCACGTGTCGGGCGCTGCGGCGATCCTGGCCCAGCGCCACCCGGACTGGTCCGGCGCGCAGCTCAAGGAGGCGCTGATGAGCAGCGCGAAGGGCCTGGCCGCCGGGTACACGCCGTACCAGGTCGGCACGGGTCGGGTCGACGTCGCCGCCGCCGTCCGCACGGGCGTCCGGGCCACCGGCTCGGTCTACTTCGGCTTCTTCGACTGGCCGCACGAGCCGACCGACGCCCCGGTGACCAAGCCGGTGACGTTCACCAACTCGGGCAGCACCGGCGTGACCCTGAACCTCGCCATCACCGGTAACGGTCCGTTCTCGCTGGGTGCCTCCTCGGTGACGGTGCCCGCGGGCGGCAGCGTGGCCGTTCCCGTCACCGGCGACCCGACCAAGCCCGGCACCGGCCAGTTCACCGGCTACCTCGTCGGCACCGACGCCGCCACGGGTGGCGCGGTCACGCGTACCTCGCTCGGCCTGCTCAAGGAGGACGAGCGTTACGACCTGAAGGTCAAGCTCATCGGCCGGGACGGCAAGCCCGCAACCTCGACGGTAGTGCTCAAGAAGGCCGGCGAGCCCTACCCGTGGCTGTACACCGTCAACGGTGAGCAGACGCTGCGGATGTCGCCGGGCACCTACACCGTCGAGTCGTCGCTGGCCGTTCCAGGGGAGCAGGCCGACTCGCTCGGCCTCGCCCTGCTGGTGGACCCGGAGACCGTGCTCAACGGCTCCGGAGCCGAGGTGGTGCTGAACGCGAGCAAGGCGCGCCTGCTGGACACCGTCGCGCCGCAGCGGAGCCAGGACCGCCAGCGCAAGCTCGACTACACCGTGAAGTACGCCGACGGCGACAGCCTCCGTGCCGGCTACCTGGTGCCGGCGAAGTACGACGACCTCTACGTCACGCCGACCGACCAGGTCACCCAGGGGTCGTTCACGATGGTCACCCGGTGGCGCAAGGGCGAGCCGCAGCTGAGCGTGGACGTCCCTGGCCTGCCGCCCGTGGACGTCACGGTCCAGCCGGGCAGCACGCTCACCGCCGGCCAGGAGACGCTGTCCACGGTCTACGCGGGCACCGGTGCGGCCGCCGAGTACGCCCCGCTCGACGTGAAGGGCAAGGCGGTGGTGGTGACCCGCAGCGGCGCGGTCAGCGCCAAGGATCGTGCCGCCGCCGCGGTGGCCGCCGGGGCGAAGCTGCTGCTGGTCGTCAACGACGGCGTCGGCGTGCTCGACGAGTCGGTCGGCCCGTCGCCGATCCCCGTCGCCACCGTGCACCGCGACGCCGGAGCGCAACTGATCCGTCTGGCCAAGACCGGCACGCTGCAGCTGATCACCAACCAGGTGCCGTACGCGAGCTATGTCTACGACCTGACCCGCAACTACACCGGCCAGGTGCCGGACCGGCCCCTCAGCTACCACCCGGCCCGCGAGGATCTCGCCCGGATCGACGCGCGCTACCACAACATCACGGAGGCGAGGGAGGGCTTCGGACTCCGGAACGACCTGACCTTCACCCCGTCGCTGGGCATCGTCGAGCGGGAGTGGCACCCCGGCACCCGCACCGAGTGGGTCACCCCGGACCAGGTCTGGGGGGAGTCGCACGTTCAGGGCGGCTGGACGGACGCGACCAACCGCCACGCGTACGCCAAGGGCACCACCACCCGGCTGGACTGGTTCGCCCCGGCGATCCGTCCGGCGTTCAACCGGACCTTCGCGGTGCAGAACAGCCGCTGGCGTGACTTCATGACCATCAACGTGCAGGCCTGGAGCCCGTCGGCTGACGTGCTGGAGCACGGCGGCAACCTGACGTGGGGTTCGGTGCCGACCAACATGAAGCTCTACCAGGGCGACCGGCTGCTGTACGAGAACAAGCATGGGGCCGACCTGCAGTGGAAGTCGGTGGCGGCCGGGACGCTGCCCTACCACCTGGTGCTGGTCGCGTCCCGCCCGGCCGAACAGTGGCGGCTGTCGACCCGTACGCACACCGAGTGGGACTTCATCTCCAGCTCCACCGAGTCGGACAACATTGAACCGATGGCGTTGCTGCAGATGGAGTACCGTCTCGACACCGACCTGCACGGTGACGTGAAGGCGGGCGAAACCGAGAAGATCCGCCTCAAGCCCATTCCCCAGGCGGGCGGCGGCCCCAGCACGGGCAACGTCACCTCGGTGACCCTGGAGGTGTCGTACGACGACGGCGCCACCTGGCAGCCGGTGACCCTGAGCAAGAACGCCGGCGACTGGTGGAACGGCGAGCTCAAGCTGGCGAAGCAGCCGGGCGGGTTCGTGTCGCTGCGGGCCACCGGCACGACCGACGCCGGCTTCAGCATCAAGCAGGAGATCATCCGGGCGTACGGCCTGCGGTGA
- a CDS encoding helix-turn-helix domain-containing protein: MLSDVLGLTPEEADTYHALISVASATPAELAESVGCDARQVVRILGMLEGRGLAVRSLGDTARFVASPPAALRALLVQRQNELKLAELELDSLDEIYRTATLGRGAADVVDVIRGTGAIRERIRQIQLGARTEVMNFAKAPVFSAGNMTDGAVIARGVRYRAILERAMLDEGATSFDEIVDARAAGEEVRIAETLPLKLFIVDREFAIVPLLGAATAGKAGALLVHESSLLDALIALFESEWERATQIVTSAGAVQNGSAIEDLDAQILSLSLTGLTDQAIAAQLRTSLRTVQRRVRHLMNVARVQTRMQLGFQAARLGWLDAERDRNRTA; this comes from the coding sequence TTGCTGTCAGACGTGCTGGGACTGACCCCCGAAGAAGCAGACACCTACCACGCGCTGATCTCGGTAGCCTCTGCCACCCCCGCTGAACTCGCCGAGTCCGTGGGCTGCGACGCCCGCCAGGTGGTGCGCATCCTCGGCATGCTCGAAGGCCGGGGGCTCGCCGTGCGCAGCCTCGGCGACACCGCCCGGTTCGTGGCCTCCCCACCGGCGGCGCTGCGGGCGCTCCTGGTCCAGCGACAGAACGAGCTCAAGCTGGCGGAACTCGAACTCGACTCCCTCGACGAAATCTACCGCACGGCCACCCTCGGGCGCGGCGCCGCGGACGTCGTCGACGTGATCCGCGGCACCGGGGCCATCCGCGAGCGCATCCGACAAATACAACTCGGCGCACGAACGGAGGTCATGAACTTTGCCAAGGCTCCGGTCTTTTCGGCTGGCAACATGACCGACGGCGCGGTCATCGCCCGCGGCGTCCGCTACCGCGCGATACTCGAACGCGCGATGCTCGACGAGGGAGCCACCTCGTTCGACGAAATCGTCGATGCGCGGGCGGCGGGGGAGGAGGTCCGAATAGCTGAGACGCTGCCGTTGAAACTCTTCATCGTGGACCGCGAGTTCGCCATTGTTCCACTCCTCGGTGCGGCCACTGCCGGGAAGGCGGGAGCCCTGCTCGTGCACGAGAGCAGCCTGCTCGACGCGCTGATAGCGCTGTTCGAATCCGAATGGGAGAGAGCGACGCAGATTGTCACCTCTGCGGGCGCCGTGCAGAACGGGTCCGCCATCGAAGATCTGGATGCACAAATCCTCAGCCTGTCGCTGACCGGCCTCACCGATCAAGCGATCGCCGCCCAGCTGCGCACATCCCTGCGGACGGTGCAGCGCCGGGTCCGGCACCTGATGAACGTCGCGCGGGTGCAGACTCGCATGCAGCTGGGCTTCCAGGCGGCACGGCTGGGCTGGCTCGACGCCGAGCGAGACCGCAACCGGACCGCATGA